A window of the Besnoitia besnoiti strain Bb-Ger1 chromosome VI, whole genome shotgun sequence genome harbors these coding sequences:
- a CDS encoding hypothetical protein (encoded by transcript BESB_069150), whose amino-acid sequence MEKLDEEKAEALLREIVTLETYGSLSRKVARYELEKRMGLKEDDLKPFKDQISVILEKIVDDITANQENDESGKSDESDGEKEEDREPESKKQKTGNNVNAPKNLKKLQASLMSKNEFLDKAPVLASRIGDELLFDMRPRTFSSGSCGWFYGSKVAIKVGKQEVWCQLGVNCTVLGSKEWDESRKRKK is encoded by the exons ATGGAGAAACTTGACGAAGAGAAGGCTGAGGCCCTTCTCAG GGAAATTGTGACCCTGGAGACCTACGGCTCGCTCAGTCGAAAGGTTGCGCGCTATGAGCTCGAGAAGCGTATGGGGTTGAAGGAGGATGATCTAAAGCCTTTCAAAGACCAGATCAGCGTTATCCTGGAAAAAATTGTCGACGATATCACTGCCAATCAAGAAAATGACGAGAGCGGCAAATCG GACGAATCGGATggtgaaaaagaagaagacagagaaccTGAAagcaaaaaacaaaaaactGGCAACAACGTGAACGCGCCAAAAAATTTGAAGAAACTTCAAG CGTCCCTTATGTCCAAAAACGAGTTTCTCGACAAGGCACCGGTTCTGGCATCCCGAATCGGTGACGAACTGCTTTTCGATATGAGACCGCGAACCTTTAGTAGTGGTTCTTGTGGCTG GTTCTACGGATCCAAAGTAGCGATCAAAGTGGGCAAGCAAGAAGTCTGGTGTCAGCTTGGCGTCAACTGTACGG TTCTTGGAAGCAAGGAGTGGGATGAGAGCCGAAAACGGAAGAAATGA
- a CDS encoding meiotic recombination protein DMC1 family protein (encoded by transcript BESB_069160), with product MATLTESKSARKHISSTPHLEAVADEGSDTFQSIDKLQAAGINAADINKLKQAGYCTVLSVIQTTKKELCLVKGISEAKVEKIVEAAAKLGMCNTFITGVELTQRRGRVIKITTGSDQLDQLLGGGFETMSITELFGENRCGKTQICHTVCVTAQLPREMKGGCGKVCYIDTEGTFRPEKILCIAERFGLDGDCVLDNIMYARAFTTEHMYQLITLAAAKMCEERFAVLIVDSIIALFRVDFSGRGELADRQQKLNKMLSAMMKLAEQYNLAVLLTNQVMADPGGGLTFAVNPTRPVGGHVLGHASTTRLSMRKGKGDQRIVKVYDAPNLPESECTIQLSSKGVIDPIE from the exons ATGGCGACGCTGACGGAAAGCAAATCGGCACGCAAGCACATTTCGTCCACCCCGCACCTGGAGGCGGTTGCGGATGAGGGGAGCGACACATTCCAAAGCATC GACAAGCTGCAAGCAGCCGGCATTAACGCTGCTGACATCAACAAGCTTAAGCAAGCTGGCTACTGCACGGTTCTGTCAGTCATCCAGACAACA AAAAAAGAACTATGTCTGGTCAAGGGAATTTCGGAAGCGAAAGTTGAGAAGATTGTTGAGGCTGCTGCGAAATTGGGCATGTGCAATACTTTCATCACTGGCGTTGAGTTGACGCAACGGCGGGGGCGGGTCATCAAGATAACTACGG GTTCTGATCAGCTAGATCAACTCCTCGGAGGGGGCTTCGAGACGATGTCGATCACAGAGTTATTTGGGGAAAACCGATGTGGCAAGACGCAGATATGCCACACGGTGTGTGTGACAGCGCAGCTTCCACGGGAAATGAAGGGAGGATGTGGCAAG GTTTGCTACATAGACACAGAGGGTACATTTCGGCCGGAAAAGATCCTATGTATAGCCGAGCGGTTCGGATTGGATGGAGACTGCGTGCTCGATAATATAATGTATGCACGAGCGTTCACAACTGAGCACATGTATCAGCTCATAACACTGGCTGCGGCAAAG ATGTGCGAGGAACGATTTG CTGTCCTTATCGTAGATTCTATCATCGCTCTGTTTCGAGTGGATTTCTCGGGCAGAGGAGAACTGGCCGACAGGCAGCAGAAGTTGAATAAGATGCTCAGCGCAATGATGAAGCTGGCGGAACAGTATAACCTGGCGGTCCTGCTGACAAACCAAGTCAT GGCCGACCCGGGAGGAGGTTTAACTTTTGCAGTAAACCCCACCCGTCCAG TGGGGGGACACGTTCTCGGTCACGCATCGACGACACGACTTTCGATGCGCAAGGGTAAAGGAGATCAACGCATTGTAAAAGTGTACGATGCACCTAATTTGCCGGAATCTGAGTGCACCATCCAATT GTCGTCCAAGGGAGTGATCGATCCCATCGAGTGA
- a CDS encoding RNA methyltransferase, TrmH family protein (encoded by transcript BESB_069170) — MATSSSVLPGTVEKPLAKVRSLRLLVSSPFSSSASGGSSSFLRETVVGSERRAASRCRRASPPACLPCLSVLPSPLVSSPGSCSASPSQLLCYCAPGAPLASSLHSRPHFVSQSGFTSAPNLSPRSCAFLAPRGFLSSFSPSSDSHSFSPSPPHVREALAFADEGLCLSPRWNSPRATLFGCTFCNPSLRGPSRSASPHSSSPASAPAPSPPVFVSNCASSRLPLAAVVARRGFSEKASSRPLPAWLQNIAPTEFCLETESSFLVSQALPAQKAGGEAHRDRAEEEADSRRGNSSLARESRVAEGFAPNKRSPLEPGFAASVHSRHFDLSAARAEAEDTQERVLSASGQTGRSFSAECPSGMHQGQKGVALSVRREEPKTVATQRQRAAREASGAESEMDGFWAGDLREAESANAEAAGDEDSGAFEGKRKKRKSQRSSLISVKLPATADGDAEADRVKKLTFITSQKNELIKHIVRLKRRGDLRRRYDSVVVLGLPLVRFMCSPEYRRFVSEQGGEVFSTAEASEERTEEEWNVAGAGRSAATPLWEPAAGQEGKEGARCAEDAEERRRAQAGEKRGIGSLPATSNGATIPKLEFELLLTDNPGLAGLPSAFKVCAQETRCTYSEVMEFLMVRRKPEFLPQKQRKDRGLRANEVGTRPAPGKAKESVWLNTGGAPGFPMPASAGLRSDAEDDLLPHSGMSVKTGSKRVIGILRRPRESFDFGSARSILALDGVRYVSNVGILVRAAAALGFDGIYYVDGTADPFNWKVMEVSRGLHYNIPHFHGSAENLLRMCEESDLVPIAADVKGDRPNALKDVLASRRGMCCILGNESRGLSDVVLQRCRRVALPMSSLLDSLNVGVAGGIVMYEMKKLMVRPVV, encoded by the exons ATGGCGACCTCTTCTTCCGTCCTTCCTGGAACTGTGGAGAAGCCTTTGGCTAAGGTCCGAAGTTTGAGGCTGcttgtctcttcgcctttctcgtcttcggcATCCGGAGGTTCCTCGTCTTTTCTGAGAGAGACTGTTGTCGGCTCGgagcggagagccgcgagccgctgccggcgcgcttCACCTCCCGCGTGTTTGCCCTGTCTCTCGGTGTTGCCGTCTCCTTTGGTTTCATCTCCAGGCTCTTgttctgcctctccctctcagCTGTTGTGCTActgcgcgcctggcgcacCTCTGGCGTCCTCTCTGCACTCACGGCCCCATTTTGTTTCGCAATCGGGCTTCACGTCAGCTCCGAAtctgtctcctcgttcgTGTGCCTTCTTAGCTCCTCGTGGATTCTTGTCTTCcttttcgccgtcgtctgatTCTCACTCtttttcgccgtctccgccccaTGTGCGAGAGGCGTTGGCCTTCGCAGACGAAGGATTATGTCTAAGTCCCAGGTGGAAcagcccgcgcgcgacgctctTTGGCTGTACGTTCTGCAATCCGTCGCTCCGAGGTCCTTCTCGCTCCGCTTCTCCCcattcttcctcgcctgcctccgcaccggcgccttctccgccggtTTTTGTTTCCAactgcgcttcttctcgtttgcctctcgctgcagtcGTGGCTCGGCGCGGATTTTCGGAAAAAgcctcttcgcggcctctcccaGCCTGGCTGCAGAACATCGCGCCGACGGAGTTCTGTTTAGAAACGGAGTCGAGCTTTCTAGTCTCGCAGGCTCTGCCGGCTCAGAAGGCGGGCGGGGAGGCgcaccgcgaccgcgcggaagaggaggcggacagCAGGCGAGGCAACTCGAGTCTGGCGCGAGAGAGTCGGGTGGCGGAGGGATTTGCTCCGAATAAAAGGTCGCCCCTGGAGCCAGGTTTCGCGGCCAGCGTTCACAGTCGCCATTTCGACCTgagtgcggcgcgcgccgaggcggaagacacgCAGGAGCGAGTGCTGAGCGCCAGTGGACAGACAGGGAGGTCGTTTTCTGCTGAGTGTCCGTCTGGCATGCACCAGGGCCAAAAGGGCGTCGCCTTATCTGTGAGAAGAGAAGAGCCCAAGACGGTGGCGACACAGAGGCAGCGTGCAGCAAGAGAGGCGAGTGGCGCGGAAAGCGAAATGGACGGTTTCTGGGCAGGAGACCTCCGCGAGGCAGAGTCAGCAaacgcagaagcagcgggAGACGAAGATTCAGGCGCCTTCGAagggaagagaaagaagaggaaaagtcAACGCTCAAGCTTGATTTCGGTCAAGCTGCCCGCGacagcagacggcgacgcggaggcagatCGCGTGAAGAAGCTCACGTTCATCACCAGCCAAAAGAACGAACTCATCAAACACATTGTGCGCCTgaaaaggcgaggagaccttAG GCGCCGCTACGACAGCGTGGTCGTCCTGGGGCTTCCTTTGGTTCGCTTCATGTGCAGCCCTGAGTACCGGCGTTTCGTTTCTGAGCAAGGCGGAGAGGTTTTTTCGACTGCCGAGGCGAGTGAAGAGCGCACGGAGGAAGAATGGAACGTCGCAGGggcaggccgcagcgccgcgacgccgctgtgGGAGCCGGCAGCTGGCCAGGAGGGCAAGGAGGGCGCCCGATGTGCAGAGGATGCGGAGGAGCGTAGGCGCGCACAAgcgggagagaagcgaggaaTTGGTTCGCTTCCTGCCACGAGCAACGGCGCGACGATTCCGAAGCTGGAGTTCGAGCTTCTCTTGACAGACAACCCCGGTTTGGCAGGTCTTCCGTCGGCCTTCAAGGTGTgtgcgcaggagacgcggtgtacgtacagcgaGGTCATGGAGTTTTTGATGGTTAGACGGAAGCCGGAGTTTTTGCCGCAGAAACAAAGGAAGGATAGGGGGCTTCGAGCGAACGAAGTCGGCACCCGGCCTGCGCCAGGCAAGGCGAAGGAGTCCGTATGGCTCAATACTGGAGGCGCACCAGGGTTCCCTATGCCTGCAAGTGCCGGCctgcgaagcgacgcggaagacgaccTGCTCCCTCACTCGGGCATGTCGGTCAAGACGGGAAGCAAACGAGTGATTGGCATTCTCCGACGGCCTCGAGAAAGCTTCGACTTTGGGTCTGCACG ATCAATCCTAGCCCTGGATGGCGTGCGCTACGTCTCGAATGTTGGGATTCTCgttcgcgcggcagccgctctcgGCTTCGATGGAATTTACTACGTCGATGGCACTGCGGATCCCTTCAACTGGAAAGTCATG GAAGTGAGCCGAGGGCTGCACTACAACATTCCGCACTTCCACGGATCTGCGGAGAATCTTCTCCGTATGTGTGAAGAGAGCGACCTTGTCCCTATTGCGGCAGATGTCAAGGGAGACAGGCCCAATGCACTCAAAG ATGTGCTTGCGTCGCGTCGAGGTATGTGCTGCATCCTGGGCAACGAGTCTCGCGGCCTTTCCGACGTAGTTCTCCAGCGCTGCCGAAG GGTCGCTTTGCCTATGTCGTCCCTTCTCGACTCGCTCAACGTCGGAGTTGCGGGGGGAATTGTCATGTATGAAATGAAGAAACTGATGGTCCGTCCCGTGGTTTGA